Genomic window (Cellulosilyticum lentocellum DSM 5427):
CAACAAAATTAAGTGCTTCCGTTAACGTATTCTCTTCTATGTATTGCTCAAATAGTTCAGGTGTCAAATCTTTTTTAAAGCCATAAACTAACTTGGCGCCCTCTTCTGCTTCTAGTACATACCACATTTCTGTTTTACCTAAATCATTTTCATAACGTTTAGCATAAGCATCATCTGGATGAACTTGTACAGACAAATTATCTTTCGCATCAATAAGTTTGATTAATATAGGTATTTCATCTTCAACATTGCATTTGCTACCTAAGACTTTCTTTCCCTGTTCCTCAATATATGTTTTTAGACTTTGCTTTTGTCCTTTCACCTCTATAAGACAAGTGCCCGCTGGATGAGTCGAGAGTTCCCAACTTTCTGCCACGATATCTAAATCGCTTTGTTTCCCATAAGCTGTTTTTAATTTAGTTCCTCCCCATAAATAATCTTTATATATAGGTATAATCTTAAACATAATAGCCTCCTATTTTGGTACTTCTACCTTTATTTTACTACACTTTTAAATAAATTACTTGATACTTTAATAAAAATAAGTTAAATTTTCTCACACAAAAAGCACATTCTATATTTTGGGACTTCCTATATAGAATGTGCTTTTTATTACTTATTTATAAACTCTAAATTTTTCTTAATTAAGGCACATCTTTGTGCTACACAATCTACTGAACGAAGAGGATCTTCAGGTGTATTAAAAGTATAGTCAATGAGCCTATCAATAGTTGTAGTCGCTACATGAAGTCTAGTATCTGCCGTAGCATAATAAATATAAACATCTCCGTTATCTCTTGCAATAGCACCATTAGTGAACGCTACATTTCCTACATCACCTATAATCTCTAACTCATAAGGAGCAATAAAGAAACCTGATGGCTCAGCTATTACTTTTGTTGGATCTTCTAGCGCTGTTGCAAATATATAAATGACATATCTTAGTCCCCAAGCTGTATTACGCACACCGTGTGCTATATGAATCCAACCTTTCTCTGTTTTTATTGGTACAGCGCCTGCACCATTTTTTACCTCTGTAATGGTATGATATTTTCTTCTGCTAGTGATTTTTTCTTCCGCTACATAGGCATTAGTGATATCTTCACAGAGTCCAAAGCCAATACCTCCACCACTACCAGTGTCGATAAAGCTATCTTGTGGTCTTGTATAGAAAGCATATTTACCATCAACAAACTCTGGATGAAGTACTACATTTCTTTGTTGAGCTGATGATGTTCTAAGATTAGGAAGTCGCTCCCAAGTCTTAAGATCTTTCGTACGTACAATACCAGCTTGTGCCACTGCTGCAGATAAATCAGGATTTTCTTTATCTTTACTTTCAGAGCAGAACACGCCATAAATATAGCCATCCTCGTGTTTAGTAAGACGCATATCATAAACGTTAGTTTCATCTTTTTCAGTGTCTGGAAGTAAAATCGGATAATCCCAAAATCTAAAGTTGTCAATACCATTAGGACTTTCTGCTACTGCAAAGAATGATTTTCTATCATTTCCCTCTACTCTGGCAACAACATAAAATTTGCCATCTAATTCAATAGCACCTGCATTAAATACAGCATTAATCCCTAAACGTTCCATAAAGTATGGATTAGTTTCTGGATTTAAGTCATAACGCCATAAAAGAGGTGCATGACTTCTAGTAAGTACTGGGTTTTCATAACGTGTGTAAATGCCATTGTATTCATCGATTGGCCTATTGGGCTTTGTTACTAAAGCCTCATACTTTGCTAATTCTCTAGTGTAATTTTCTTTAAACATTAATATCCCTCCTGATGACCTCTAAACACATCCTACCGTTGTGATATGGACACTTCCAAGGTTCAACAATTGGATACGACTTATTAGGTCTACCATTTTCATCTACTTGCCAATACCATTCAGAGTGTGCTCTGCTATCAATAAAGTATGTTTTAATATACTGCCATATTTCTTTTGCTACCTCTAGAAAAGCGACATCTTGAGTCTTTTCATAAGCATTTATAAATCCTACAACACTTTCTGCTTGTACCCACCAGATTCTTGTTTTATCAATGTCATTATTAAATCTTTCATTATTTAGGGCACCCTTTTCAAATGCTACTTCTTTTACCTTGTAAGCAATTGGAACAGTATAAGCTTTGGTCCTATCTATGATATCCTGATTTCCTAGCACTAGAGCTGCTCTATCTAATAACCACGCTGCTTCGATATCATGTCCGTATGAATGCATATCTGCTATAGAACGAAGCTGTGTATCAAAAAATACTTCAAGCTGTCTTTTTTCTTTATTATAAACTTTTAGTTCTGTCATCTGTAATAGCTTTTCTAGACATCTTCCTACCTCAACATCTTTTCCTACACGATAAAGTTCAGTGTAAGCTTCTAGCACATGTAAAATCGTATTCATTGTTTTTTCTGCTACCTTACCTTCGCTCTCCATGTGCTTATTATCTGATAATTTATGATTGTCTATAGGCTCCCAAGTTCTATCAAAAGCTTCTAAATATCCATACTCATCTTTACAAGTAGATTCTATTTTATGAAATAATCCCATGGCTAAATCAAGTGCTTCGCTATTACCACTTGCTACATAATAAGATGATAAAGCATAAATAGCAAAAGCTTGATTATAAGTATGCTTCATATCTTCTACTGGATTACCTTTATAATCAAGCATCCAGTAAACACCACCATATTTATAATCTATACAGTGGGCTTTCATAAATTCAAAAGCATGTGTCGCTTCTTCTAATAGGCTCTCATCTTTTAAAGTTAGATAAGCATTAGAGAAAAACCACATAATTCTACTATTTAAAATACATCCTTTTATTGCTGTTTGATCTAATTCTAAGTCATAATTCATGTAACCATAATAGCCGCCATATGTATTATCTCTTAGCTTTTTCCAGAAAGGAATAATACCATTTACTAGATGCTCTTTTACTTCTGCAACAAACACTGTATCACCTTCTCTTTTTTTATCTCATTCCAATTTCTGTATCATCCTTACTTACCGCACTGTGTTCTTTAATATAAGCAACGATCTCATCAGCTGTTGTAAAGGCTAAGCCTACATAACTGTCTGCTGCACCATAGTAAACAGTAATTCTACCTGTAGCTGAATCACAAATAGTTGCACATGGGAATACTACATTTGGTACAAAGCCTCTTTCTTCATACCATTCTTCTGGTGTTAATAAGAAGTTTTCACATCTATATTTCACAATAGAAGGATTATCAATATCTAAGATGGCCCCACCAATGCTATAGACATAACCATTGCAAGTACCAGATACACCATGATAGAAAAGAAGCCAGCCTTCACTTGTTTCAATAGGTGCGGCACCTCCGCCAATCTTAAGTGATTCCCACCATGACTTACCACGGCTCATTACATGTCTGTGTTTACCCCAGTATACAAGGTCTTTACTTTCACTAACAAAAATATCTCCAAATGGTGTATGTCCACTATCACTAGGTCTAGATAGCATCATAAAGCTATCATTGATTTTTCTTGGGAATAAAACAGCATTTCTGTTGAAAGGTAAAAATGGATTTTCTACTCTAACAAAGGTTTTAAAATCAGTCGTTTTTGCCATACCAATAGCTGCTCCATAAAAATCTTGACACCAAATGATATAATATGTATCTTCTACCTTTACAAGTCTTGGGTCATATGCGTAGATTGGCATAAAAGCATTGCCCTCTTCATCTACAAAGTTAATTTTATTTTCATCAAAATTCCAATGGATACCATCTTGGCTTCTACCTAAGTAAATATAAGGTATACCATTAGTTTGTTCTCCTCTAAATACTCCAATGAATTCGCCCTCATAAGGGATAACTGCACTATTAAAAATTCTAGCTACATTCTTAACAGGGTTTCTTCCAATAATTGGATTTTCACTATAACGCCAAATAGGTGCTTGAACTGGTTCCTCTTTTTTATCTTGCCACGGCATATTACTTACTTCTGGACAAATTAATTTGATTTTGCTCATAGTCATTCTCCTTTTTAGTATCATTTATTGTTTTAAACTGGGTTTAACCTTTTCCTTTTATAGAACTGATTCTTAAACCAACATAAATAGGTTTTGACACAAAATAATCTCTATTTCCATTTATGTTTAAACTTTAATTTTAGCTAATTTTTTACTTTAATTAATTATATAATATTGGTTAATTAAAGTCATTCACTTATATTTGCATTTTCCTTAATATATTTCAAATTTTGTTTATATTACACTTAATCATAGGCGAATTATTTTTCAAATTGTTAGTTTTTTAGTTATTAGGATTTTGTCTAACTCTATACCACTATTGGTTTACTATGTATAATTTTGTTTTCCTCTTTTTATAAATTAATTTTAGTTTTTATACAAGTTAATTTTTTTATTGTACGATATTGTTTTTTATATTCGGATATTTTATAATTTAATCATTCAACTCTTGTTTTACCGAAAGGAGTTTTTTGATGTCAAACACTATTAATTACGAAACAATCATACTATCAGCTCCACCTCAGTTTTATCAATCTATACCTAACTCATTTAATGTATCTTCATTTGCTAAACAGCATCTCAATTACTTCTTATTAGCGGATACTATGCAAGCTCATTTTCCATTTCACTTAAAATTTGCACCTTTTGATGCTTATTTAGTGCTATATACTGTTGAGGGCAAAGGTAAGCTCACCTATAAAGATCAGACTTATCAACTTCAACCTCACACTGTTATGTGGATTGATTGTAATGCTCCTTTTGAGCTAGATCTATTTGAATCTAGTCACTGGCAATTCAAATATATCATTTTTAAGGGTGCTAATAGTGCAGCCTACTATACACACTTTCAGCAAGATGAGTATATACTATGTCCTATTTCACCTATCTCACACTTGCCTGAAATCTTAAATCACCTAATTAACTTTAATAAGGATACACCTAAGTTAGCTGAATTTATTATTTCAAAGTTAATTACCGATTTACTTACAGAACTGATTCTGAGTAAAGAAATAGATTCAAGCCAAATAGTAGCCATGCCAAAGTATCTATCTGAACTTAAAAATTTATTTGATACTCACTATATGGACCACTTTAACTTAGATGAGCTAGCAGATACATACCATGTTAGTAAATATAAAATTATTAGGGACTTCACCACCTACCTGCATACCTCTCCCATTAATTATCTTATTCAAAAGCGTCTGCAGGTTGCAAAAGAACTTCTTAGAAATACTCAACAGCCAGTATATGAAATTGCTACTTTTGTAGGTATAGATAACCTTAACCACTTTACTAATCTCTTTAAAAAGAATACAGGGGTAACCCCTATTACCTATCGCAAAAAATATCATCCTGATAGCTTAGAATTCTTAGATGAATAAAAAAAGTTCCTGATAGCTAGCATAACTATCAGGAACTTTTTTTATTCATTTACTATTTTATCATCTTTACACTATCTTTAATAACCATGTGACCTGTAATAATTTGAACCCCTTTAACATAATCTTTACGATTAATTTTTCTAAGTAATGTTTTAACACAAAGCTCGGCCATTTTATCTATCTCAACTTCATAGGTAGTAAGCTGTAAATTAGACAGATTAGGATATAGATAATTATCAAAACCTACAACAGATAGATCTTCTGGTACAGATAGTCCTTTTTCATTTAGCTTAGACACTAAAAAGTTAGCTGTATAATCACTATTACATGCAAAAGCTGTTGGTAAATCGTCAGGGATATTCACTGCTAAGTCTTGATTAGCTCCACACTCTCTGTCTTTAACAAGCCAATGAGGCTCCATAGTAATACCATTCTCCATAAGCGCCTTCTGATATCCAAAAAAGCGGTCTGTGATACTACTTGTAGATAAAGGTGTTCCTACAAAATAAATTTTCTTATGTCCCATCTTTACAAGATAATCAGTAAGCATATACATACCATAATAGCCATCAGTAATAATTGTATCATATTCCATATGTGTATCATAAAAATCCAGAAAAATAGTAGGTACACTACCATTATTCCAAATACATTGAGAATACTCATTACGTACCTGACCAATCACTATTATGCCATCCACTTTAGCGTCTTGTATCATCTTAGGTAGAACAAGGCTTTCCTCATCTTCTATGTTTAAAAGCTCTAAAATAGCATAATAACCTTTTGCTTGTAATTTGGTGACTACATTCTGATAAATTGCCCAGTAGAAGGAGGTATTACCATCAACAAAACGGCAAGGAATTAATACGCCTATATTACCTGTTCCTTTTTTTTCTTTTGCTTTTTGAGTAGATACTGATTTATATCCCATTTCTTCAGCTATTTCTTTAATACGTTGTCTTAATTCTTCACTAACACCACTTTTACCTGCTAAAGCCTTAGATACAGTTACATTACTTACACCTATGCGCCTAGCAATATCTTCTAGCTTTACTGCTTTTGCCATATCGATTTCCGCCTTTCCGTCCCTCTTACATCCTATATTTTATTGGTAAAACCATTACCTCTAGTCACATGCATTTATTTGTATTTTCATCTACGATTATCATTTATGTCATATTTTAGCACAAAATCTCTTTCAAATAAATTATTAACTTTTTTAAGCTATCTTTTTTTAGCTAAGCTAAGTATATTTTCACCCGAATAATTTGTCAATATATACTGAATTTTTATTTATTCCTTTTCGATTTCAAATAAACGTGCTGTATTTGGTTCTAATGTAATGGTTAACTTTTGACTAGCTTCCTGCCACTCAAATTGATTGGAAGCATAGCTAGGATAAGTGCATTTTATGCTTACTTTATTATTTACCAATCCTATTAATGGGATTTCTTTTGTTGTTTTATTTCCTTGTCGTCTCCATACGGCTATATAAAGTTTATGTTCGGTTTTCATTCCTAGGCAGACCCATTCATCTTTAAAATGCGATAAACCTAATGGCCAAAAAGGCGTTGCAATCTTTATATCTTGTCTGATTGTCTTGTAATAATCTAGTGCTTCCTTTACTAAGCTTCCCCTCTCTTTACTCAATCGCGCTAAATGACCACTTTGATGAATACGTAATAGCAATGAATTAACCATATTAAATACAACTTCTTCTTTATCACCTTCCTCTAAAGGATATGACCAGATAGCTGCTTGTTCTGGCGTTACACCTGTTGGTGCATTAGCTGCAATAGTAGCATATTGAAGATAGTTCTCTTGGTCACTAGTGGATTGAATACTATATCGAGCAAGCATCGCATAGTCCATTCTCAGTCCACCACTAGAACAATTCTCAATAATAAGCTCTGGATATTTTTCAAAAATACAATCTAACCAAGCAAG
Coding sequences:
- a CDS encoding glycoside hydrolase family 130 protein, with the protein product MSKIKLICPEVSNMPWQDKKEEPVQAPIWRYSENPIIGRNPVKNVARIFNSAVIPYEGEFIGVFRGEQTNGIPYIYLGRSQDGIHWNFDENKINFVDEEGNAFMPIYAYDPRLVKVEDTYYIIWCQDFYGAAIGMAKTTDFKTFVRVENPFLPFNRNAVLFPRKINDSFMMLSRPSDSGHTPFGDIFVSESKDLVYWGKHRHVMSRGKSWWESLKIGGGAAPIETSEGWLLFYHGVSGTCNGYVYSIGGAILDIDNPSIVKYRCENFLLTPEEWYEERGFVPNVVFPCATICDSATGRITVYYGAADSYVGLAFTTADEIVAYIKEHSAVSKDDTEIGMR
- a CDS encoding LacI family DNA-binding transcriptional regulator, coding for MAKAVKLEDIARRIGVSNVTVSKALAGKSGVSEELRQRIKEIAEEMGYKSVSTQKAKEKKGTGNIGVLIPCRFVDGNTSFYWAIYQNVVTKLQAKGYYAILELLNIEDEESLVLPKMIQDAKVDGIIVIGQVRNEYSQCIWNNGSVPTIFLDFYDTHMEYDTIITDGYYGMYMLTDYLVKMGHKKIYFVGTPLSTSSITDRFFGYQKALMENGITMEPHWLVKDRECGANQDLAVNIPDDLPTAFACNSDYTANFLVSKLNEKGLSVPEDLSVVGFDNYLYPNLSNLQLTTYEVEIDKMAELCVKTLLRKINRKDYVKGVQIITGHMVIKDSVKMIK
- a CDS encoding helix-turn-helix transcriptional regulator translates to MSNTINYETIILSAPPQFYQSIPNSFNVSSFAKQHLNYFLLADTMQAHFPFHLKFAPFDAYLVLYTVEGKGKLTYKDQTYQLQPHTVMWIDCNAPFELDLFESSHWQFKYIIFKGANSAAYYTHFQQDEYILCPISPISHLPEILNHLINFNKDTPKLAEFIISKLITDLLTELILSKEIDSSQIVAMPKYLSELKNLFDTHYMDHFNLDELADTYHVSKYKIIRDFTTYLHTSPINYLIQKRLQVAKELLRNTQQPVYEIATFVGIDNLNHFTNLFKKNTGVTPITYRKKYHPDSLEFLDE
- a CDS encoding glycoside hydrolase family 130 protein produces the protein MFKENYTRELAKYEALVTKPNRPIDEYNGIYTRYENPVLTRSHAPLLWRYDLNPETNPYFMERLGINAVFNAGAIELDGKFYVVARVEGNDRKSFFAVAESPNGIDNFRFWDYPILLPDTEKDETNVYDMRLTKHEDGYIYGVFCSESKDKENPDLSAAVAQAGIVRTKDLKTWERLPNLRTSSAQQRNVVLHPEFVDGKYAFYTRPQDSFIDTGSGGGIGFGLCEDITNAYVAEEKITSRRKYHTITEVKNGAGAVPIKTEKGWIHIAHGVRNTAWGLRYVIYIFATALEDPTKVIAEPSGFFIAPYELEIIGDVGNVAFTNGAIARDNGDVYIYYATADTRLHVATTTIDRLIDYTFNTPEDPLRSVDCVAQRCALIKKNLEFINK
- a CDS encoding AGE family epimerase/isomerase translates to MFVAEVKEHLVNGIIPFWKKLRDNTYGGYYGYMNYDLELDQTAIKGCILNSRIMWFFSNAYLTLKDESLLEEATHAFEFMKAHCIDYKYGGVYWMLDYKGNPVEDMKHTYNQAFAIYALSSYYVASGNSEALDLAMGLFHKIESTCKDEYGYLEAFDRTWEPIDNHKLSDNKHMESEGKVAEKTMNTILHVLEAYTELYRVGKDVEVGRCLEKLLQMTELKVYNKEKRQLEVFFDTQLRSIADMHSYGHDIEAAWLLDRAALVLGNQDIIDRTKAYTVPIAYKVKEVAFEKGALNNERFNNDIDKTRIWWVQAESVVGFINAYEKTQDVAFLEVAKEIWQYIKTYFIDSRAHSEWYWQVDENGRPNKSYPIVEPWKCPYHNGRMCLEVIRRDINV